The nucleotide sequence ATACGGGGTCGTCCTCCCGGTAAATCCGATAGGGATGTTTCGACCCGCCGTTCGGCGATTTCCATTCGTAGAACCCTGACGAGGGGACGAGGCAGGGACGTGATTCCCACGCCCGCTCGAAGACGCGTTTCTCGTCGGCAGTCTCGGAGCGAGCGTTGATCATGCCCTCCTCGGGTTCGTCCGCCCAGAACGTAATCAGCCCCCAGTGGTAGGCATCGATCTCATCGGAAGCCTCGTTCGTGATGATGTGGAGGTCGTCACCAGGTGCGATGTTGTATCGGGGTGTGTACCCGCCGTCCGCGACGACCTCGGCATCGAAGCGGGCCTCGAGGTCTGCTTGGTCGATGAAGAGCGAGTTCCGGCCACACATACATCCGGGTCCGGCCGGGAGAGTCTTCAACGTATCTGGAAATGTGAACGGCTCTGAATCGTCGATTAGAGCTCGGTCGGCGGCAGAAGCTCACAGAGAACAGCTGCTTGTTCAAGAAGTGCGTCGAAGAGCCGTTCAGTCGGTCGATATAGCGCGTGGTGTTCATCAACAGAGTATGGGGTTTTCTCATCATCTGTGTGTGAGAGAAATCCACACTCAAGAAGCGGAGCAAGGGTAGTATCCAGCGCAGTTCCGGAACGGCCGGATTCGGCTTCAAGAGTGTGTCGAGGGAACTCAGAAAGGAACCGCGTACAGCAACTCAGGACGTGAGCACGTCGATCAGCGAATAGTTCGTTGAGCGCAGTACGATGGGTGCGTGTCCAATACTCATCGAGTTTGACGTATGTGCGAACGATCGGGGATAGCTCGTTCAAGGAACCAGTAGCATGGACGATGCCAAGGTCGTTGAGCGCATGTTGGTCTTTGGTGTCCAAAGACTCGCCGAGGGGATGGAGAACAGTTTGAAGCGCCTCGTGGTACCGCGAAGTGAGGAATTCCCCGGCAACAACGTGGGCGTTCACGATATTTCGAGTTGGGTGCATTGACTCGTGGTGGTCGGGGTTTCGGTGGTCGACTTGGGTTCGTGGATAGCTCATAGAGCACCTCTTCCAACGTGGCGTTGAGCATTAACATTCCGAGCAGTCAGGCTCGAGACTGCAGCTGGGTAGGTTTAACCAACACACCGCCGTCAATACGGCCGGGTGTTGGTTAACACGAAGTACGATCGATTCAGGAACTATTCTCGGAAACAGGATCCAAACGGAGACTACTCGGGACTGTACCGGGATTGGAGGGGATCACATCGAGTTTCCTGAAACGCGGAAGCGACACGCCGCGGCTTATCGGGAACGTAGACAACTAATCGAGTATGGGAGAACACTCAACGTCGAACCGATTGGCGGTGGACCAGCCGACACGGGGCGCTGACCGCAATCGGTCCCTTGCTGACCAGGCCGATCCGACTACGGACGAGATGTTGTTGCCGTCACTCGGCGACGGCATCACGCTGCTCGACGTCGAGGGAGGCCGCGGCGTCCCGATCCTGCAGTCGCTCGTACTCGACCATCTCCTCCTGCACGACGGGCCCGCCTTCTGGGTCGACGCAAATGGTCACGCGACGACGACGACACTCGCCCAGATCGCGCCCAGTCAACGGTTGCTCAACCGAATTCACGTCGCCCGCGGATTCACCGCCTACCAGCACTACGGCGCCGTCTGTGATCTCCCGTCAGCGGTGAACAAAGTAATCCAGACGTCCACCGCCAACGCCCGGGCAGCCGGTCGAGGGGCGCCAGGTCGCGACGAGGACACGTCGCCCCACACGCCCGCCCTCATCGTCGCGCCGGCCGTCGACGCCCAGTACCGCGCCGACGATACCCTCGGCGAAACCCACGCGGGAACCCTTCAGGCTCGAACTCTCGCTCGGTTGGCAACCTACGCCGAGGGGTACGACATCCCGGTGCTCGTTACGCGAAACGAACGAAACGAATTCACCGAATCAGTCGCGACGGTCGCCGACCACCATCTGGAGTGCGAGCAAACTCGGATGGGGCCACGGGTCGTCGGCGAAGACTTCGAGACGCTCGTCTATCCCGTCGACGACGGCGCGTACTACCAGACGACATTCGCGTACTGGCGGCAGCTGCTCGCGGCACGCGCCACGCAGGTCGGCGTGGAACCGACGACGCCGGCGCCGTCGACACCGACCCCGGAGGGCGTCGGAACGGGTGTCACCGCTGACGGTGAGGCGGTGGCGGCCACCACGGATCCCTTGCTCGATGCGTGGACGGCAAGCGGTACAGGAGGCCGATAGCGATGGGGCGTACGAACCCAACCTACCGAGATGCGTTGCGGGCCATCGAAGAGCGCTGGGCAGAGTTCCGGCGGGCACTGCGGCGTCGCGACCAGCCGCGCTTCGACCGGCTGTTCGAGTACGCCCGCAAGCACGCCGACGCGAGTGGGCTGTTGAACCACCAGAACCCGCTGCTGCCGACGCTGCTCAGCATCGATCTCGAACAGGAGGCCCGCCTCGACGACCACGAGGAACGCCTCGAAGAACTCGAAGCCGCGGTCGCAGCACGCGATGATCAAGAGAGTGCCCCACCGGACTCGAACCCGTGACGATGCCGTTCAGTATCGACTTTCTGGACGACGGCCGCGTCCTGGAGTGGGAGGCAACCGCCGACGGCGCCGTCGCAACCGAGCGCGGTGACTACACCCCACGCTTCTACGTCGCCGCTCGCGACCCAGCGTCCGACCTCGACCTCACGACGCTCCAGTCGGTGTACGACCAGCACCCGGACGTCGTCGCGACCGAGATGGTTGCGCGACGGCCGGGCTTTCGACGAGACGAGGAGACCGTTCTCGCTGTCGACGTCGCCCACATCGACCGCGTCACCCCACTCGCCCGGCAGGCGCGTCAACTGTCGGACTATCCAGTCGGGGATCTCGCCTGCTTCAACGTCGACTTCTCGCGAGAGTTTCGGTACTGTCTGGAGACCGGCGCCGATCCGACGCCGGCGAGCGAGCTGTCGACGCTCCGGCTCAGCGTTCCGGTGACCGAAACGAGCAACGACGTCTACGGGGAGCTGTCCGTCGCCGGCGACACCGTCACCGGCTCGCCGACGGATATTCTGACCGCCGTCCAAGGGGCACTCGACGCGCACGATCCGGACGTCCTGGTCTGCTCAACCAGCGAGATCATCCCGACCCTGTACGAGATGGCGACGGACGCCGGCGTCGACGACTTCTCGCTGAGTCGGTGGCCGGGCGTCGACTACCAGCAGCTCGCGAGCCGGTCGACGTACTCGAGCTACGGCCGCGTCGGCCACTCGCCGGCGCGGTACAACGTGCCCGGCCGGGCGATTATCGACGAGTCGAACACGTTCTTCTACGGAGAGACGAACCTCGACGGCGTCCTCGACCTCGTGTCGCGCTCAAAGAAGCCCGTCCAGGAACTTGCGTGGGCGTCGATCGGGAACGTGCTGACGGCGATCCAGATCTGCGAGGCCCACGACCGCGGCGTCCTCGTGCCATGGAACTCCTGGCGCCACGAGTTCTACAAGCCGATGGGGACGCTCCACGACGCCGACCGCGGCGGCTTCATCTTCGCGCCCGAGGTCGGCCTCCACGAGAACGTCCACGAACTCGACTTCTCCTCGTTGTATCCGAACATCATCTGTACCCGGAACGTCTCGCCGGACGTCATCCGGTGTAGCTGCCACAGCGACCGCGACGACGTCCCCGGCCTCGGGTACTCGATCTGCGACGACCGGGGCTACCTCGTCGACGTGCTACAGCCGATCATCGACGCTCGCGACGAGATCAAGGCGGCCATCCGTCGCGAGAAGGAACGAGACGACCCCGATGAGGACCGGCTGGCGGAGCTCGAGGGACGGTCGGGAGCGCTAAAGTGGATTCTCGTCGCCTGCTTCGGCTATCAGGGGTTCAGCAACGCGAAATTCGGCCGTATCGAGTGCCACGAGGCAATCAATGCATTCGCTCGCGAGATTCTGCTGACGGCGAAACAGCGGCTGGAAACTGGCGGCTGGCGCGTCGTCCACGGCATCGTCGACTCCATCTGGGTGACGCCGGCCCCCGACGTCGACGACGATGACCGTGAGGACCTCGAGACGCTCGCGACGGCAATCACGGAAGAGGTCGAAATCTGGCTCGAACACGAAGCTCAGTACGACTGGGTCGCGTTCGTACCGCAGCGCGAGAGCGATGCCGGCGCGCTGACGAAGTACTTCGGAAAGGTCGCCGGCGACGACGACTTCAAGGTCAGAGGCATCGAAGCCCGGCAGCGCTCGACCCCGCCGTTCATCGAGGACATCCAGCGGGACTGTCTCGACCAGCTCGATGCCACGCGGTCACCGGACGCGGTGCTCGGACGGCTCGAACGAGCAATCGGCGAACTACAGGCGGGCAACGTAGCAGTAGAGCGGCTCGTCGAGCGGAACCGTGTCTCCAAGCCCCTGGAAGGCTACTCACAGAATACACAGAACGTGGCCGCCTTGAAACGGGCTCGCGAGCAGGACCTGGCAGTCCACCCGGGCCAAGATATCGAGTACGTGGTCGTCGACGACGAGAAATCCTCGCGAGACCGGGTCGCCCTCGCCCACGAGGAGATCGAGACCTACGACGCCTCGTACTACGAGACGCAGCTGGTCAGAGCGGTCGAAAGCGTGCTTTCACCGCTCGGGTGGGACCGATCCGACATTCGCCGAGAGCTCTCCGGTGAGAGGGACGCCGTTTTGAGCTCGTTCGGAGCCACCAACGAACTGTCGTAGTGGACCCCACCCCTGGTTTCCGTCGTTTCGATCCAACCCCACGTTTCCGACGTAATTTTCGACCCCCCTCGTTTCCGTCGTTTCCTCACGCCCCACCCCAGATTTCCGTCGTCCGCACCCACTCAGTAGTAGGGGGGCACTACTCGCGAGTCCAGTCCTGCATCCGGCTGTCCTCGAGGATCGTTTCGCGGACGACCTGGGGATCTTCGATGAGTCGGTTCTGGAGATGGATGCCGCCCGCACTCCCCTTGTTGATCTTCTCGATTTCGACAACCCCGAGGAAGGCTTGCTCTTTCAGGATGTCGCGAAACCGACGGACGGAGAGGATATCCATATCGAGATGGTTGCAGATGCGTTCGTACTGGTCGTACACCCGGCTCGTGAGGAACGCATCGTCATTGCTGTTGACACTCAGCTCCGTGAGCGCCAGCAACGCCGCCTTCGCCTGCGTGGGTGCGCCGTTCACGAGTTCTCTAAACCGGTCCTTTTCGGCGTGCTGCTGTGCCTGGCGGACGTGTTCCTCCGTCACTTGCTCTGCTCCGGCCTCGTAGGCGACCTCCCCGGCGTGACGAAGAATGTCGATCGCCTTCCGAGCGTCGCCGTGTTCCTGCGCGGCGAAGGCCGCCGAGAGCGGAATCACGTCCTCGGAAAGGACGCCGTCCTGGAAGGCGTCCTCACGGTTGAACATGATCTCCCGGAGCTGGTTGGCGTCGTATGGCTTGAAGAACAGCTCCTTGTGCTGGAAGCTGCTTTTCACGCGCTCGTTCACGTTGTCGACGTACTGGATCTTGTTGCTGATCGCGATGACGCCGACGCTACAGTCGATTTTCCCCGCCTCCTCAGCGCGCGAGAGCTTCATCAGCACGCTGTCGTCGTTCATCAGATCGATCTCGTCGAGGATGATGATCACAGAATCGAATTGAGCGTCGAGCGTCTTCCAGAGGAGTTTGTAGTATTTCGACGTACTGAGGCCGGTATGTGGGACGGAGATTCCAGTCGAAGATTCATCGTTCAGCTTCGCGGCAAGTGAGGAAATCGCCTGAGTCTCCGTGTTGTCTTCAGCACAGTCGATATACGCTGTTCCAATCTCGACGCCATCCTGAGCGGCATTTTGAGCTCGCTGGCAGACGTGTTTTGAAACGAGAGATTTTCCGGTCCCTGTTTTCCCGTAGATCATCACGTTCTCCGGGGAGTACCCGTGGACAGCACCGTTGAGACGTTTCGCGAGCTTCGAGATTTCCTCGTCGCGACCGACGATCCGGTCAGCCTCCGGAACGTGGCCGATTTTCAGGAGATCCTTGTTCGCGAAAATGCGATGCCCGGATTCAAAGAGTGGATCGTCGACAGAACTGGGTGAAGAGTCGGGCGTCATTGAATATCACACGGTGTGAGCGGGGGGAGTATAAATCTAGTGGAGAACGCCACCCCACGTTTCCGACGTTCCTTGTCCGATATCAGCCGGAAAATGCCGTCATTCGGTGGAATTGGATTGCTGACAATATAGCCGCGTTTCCGACGTGAGAGAGGAAACCCGTAGACGGAAGCGTCGCCTCGATGTCGAATCCCGAACCCACACACCCCACGTTTCTGTCGTAATCACCGAACAGGTGGGGAGGGGACTCGAAGAAGACGTCCACGACGAGATACCAAAGACGAGAGCGGCCTAGCCGTCCAATACTGGCCGTCTACAGACGCAGCTGGAAAGGATTGTTTCAGCTGAGGGGGCGAAGTACTTCGCCCCCTCCTTGGTCGAAGTACACTTAATGAACGTTTCTCAGCTATGCCACTTTAATCTATGTGTTGCGGAAGTTAGTTCATCTCTAGATTAGTTCTAGGTCAACAGAATGAGTGGCTGTATAACATTATGGTAGCCTCTCCCTACGCCGTCGTGGAGAAACGACGGAAACTCGGGGGGTGTGGTTCCTTCGAAATCAGCGCCACCCCCTCCACCAACATCCAGTTACGACGGAAACGTGGGGTGGGTGCCCTCCATCATCGAGTTTTACTCGTCCGGGTTGACCGGACCTTTGTACTTCGACTTCACTGAATCACCCTCCCGCCACTGCCAGTAGTAGTAGCGATTGTCGTTGATTTCCTTGATCGTGATCGTCGCTTTGGCAGGGACGTCGTCCGGGAGATCGTCCGGTCCCTCTTCGACCTCTTCTTGATCTGCCGACTCCTCGAGACGGGCCTCTCGTTCCTTGTGCTCGGCGAGCGCTTCAGCGTACGTCGCAACGTCTCGGAGCTGCTCCGGGTCCGACTCGTTGAGCGTGTTGACGATCTCCGTCGGGAGGTTCGCCGGTGGGGTCGGGGGTTCGTAGGACATCGGCTACTCTCGTGTTAACCAACACGAGCCACGAATCCATAGTTTTGTTGGTTAAGACGATGGAGACGACTCTCGTGCCTGCTGACTGTAACACTACTCGAAACTTCTTTATATACAAGTTTCGTACTATGTTACACCGTGCTCCGGCGTATCGAACTCGAGGTCCTCGCCACGGTCGACCGCGGCGACACGATCTCTGAGCTCGCGACGAAGCTCGACCACAGCGAGAGTTACCTCTCTCGTGCTGTCGCCGACCTCGTCGAGAAGGGGCTCGTCTACACGGAACGCGACGGGCGGCGAAAACGAGTCGTCCCGTCGGACGCTCGTGCCGTCGAGCTCTACCAGGACCTCGTCCGCCAGCACTCCCACATCGACTTCCCCGAGCTACTAACCGGGAAGGCACTCGAGGTGCTGTACTACCTCGACCAGCCGCGAACCGTCTCCGAGATCGCCGACCGGAGCGACAATTACCGCAACACGGTCAACCGCGTCCTCAAGCGGTTTCGCGACCGCGGGCTTGTCGGGACGGCCGACGGCCGCTACGAGTTCAACGCCGACTTCGACCGTCTCCACGAGTTCGCCCGTGAACTCGCACACCATCTACATCGTCAACGCCTCGAGGCCGTCGCCCCGAAGGGCACGATTCTCTGGGAGGACTACGACGAATTCCTCGCCCAGGCTGAGACGGAGATCGAGGCAGAGGGGTTCCACGAAACCGGCCTCGCTCGGTTCGCGGCCTTCGACCTCCAATTCCTGCTCACCGGCCATCGCTACTACGTCTACTCCGAGGATCCCGACGCAGTCTCGCCGGCGGAACTTTGCTGTCACACGCTACTGATCGACGACGGCAGCCGCCACCGCTCGTACTGTCTCCTCCTGCTCAGCCACGTCGACGTCGACGAGGCGGACCTCCGAGAGCAGGCGGCGAAGTATGGTCTCGAAGACGAAATCGACGCCCTGCTCCGCTACCTCGAGACGCACGGCGAGGTTGACGACGACCGGCTCCCGGAGTGGGACGAGTTTCAGGAACTGGCGGCTGACTACGAGGTGCCACTACCACAATGAGACCAACATTCGGACGCGAGTACATCGAGAACGAATTCCAGCGAATCGGGAACGGGCTATCTGAACCGCTCACGGTCTACCTGATCGGTGGTGGCGCGATGTCGCTGCGCGACCTCAAGGGGGCGACGAAAGATATCGACCTGGTCGTCCCAGATGGCGACGCGTACGGTCAGCTGTGGGCGGTCCTGATGGACCTCGGGTATACGGAGGTCCAGTCGCTGGATGCAGATTACCGGGCGCTTGGCGCGACGAGCTGCGTCGAGAACGAAGACGGGTGTCGCCTCGACGTCTTCAACCAGCAGGTCGCGAACAAGCTCGTGCTCACCGACGGGATGCAAGAGCGCAGCGAGCCGTTCCTCGACACAGATCGACTGACGGTCCGGCTGGTCAGCAACGAGGATATCTTCCTGTTCAAGGCGATCGCCGGCCGCGACGACGACATCGAGGACATGAATATGCTCGTGCAGGCCGGCCTCGATTACGACGTCGTCCGGGCTGAACTCGAAGCCCAGATCGAACGCCTGGGGGACGATCAGTTCGCCACGTTCGCGAACGAGGCCCTGGTCGAACTCGAGGAGCGGTACGGAGTGACCACACCGATCGAGGACCGCGTCCAGAAGCTCACGAACAGGTACTACCGGGGGCTCGAAGTCCTCCAGGCACTCGACGAGCCGATGACCGTCGACGAACTGGCCGCCGAACTGGAGTTGGATACTGACAAGGTTCACGACCGGATCGCGTATCTCTCAACGTTCGACCGGGTCCGTCGGGATGGCGACACGATCCGTCCTGTGGAGTAGCTCAATCGTCGCCCTACGTGGAAGGAAGGCGGCCGTCTGGTCGGGGCACGCGGCCCCGTTTGATCTCGTGATCGACGCGGCGCAGGTGCTTGCAGCCGCCTTCGGGTGAACGTTGCTGCCAGTCTGGACAGGTACACGATTCGTCGATGACGTCGACTTCGTACCTGTTGCCGGACGCGGACTGTACCTCGTAGCGGCCACCCTTCGAGAGGAGTGAGACGTCCATCGCTTCGGCGACGGCACGCTTCGTGCGGGGCTCGAGATCGTCCTGTGACTCTGCGTTCTCGTCGACGACCAGTCGGTCGCGAACGTCGCCCGTTCGGCCGCCGTCGGGAGCGACGGCTTCCGCAGGGCCACTGAGCCGCTCGTGGAGCACTCCCTCCACCGGATGGCCTTCCGGCCACAGGTAGTGCACTTCGCGGCGCTCTCGATGATCGTAGGACCCGCACGCCGCTGCGCTCCCGGTCCAGACGCGCCAGGCCCCGAGCGCGGCCATCACGTCGACGATGTCGCGGGGAACCGTCTGGTGGTCGTCCGGGAAGAACACCCGGAAGCGGGTACACGCCTCCTGCGGCGGGACGGTCTCCCACCAGTCTTCGCTGGAGCCCCAGCTGTCGTACATCGCGTCGTCGCTCCCGTAGCCGACGGTCACGCCGTCGATCGGCGTCCAGTCTGCTGGGAGGTGGTCCGCCTCGCCTTCGAGCACCCGGAGGACGGCGTAGCGGAGGTATTCGTGGGCTTGGTTGTCTGTCGTTCGAGCGACCTGGTCGTGCTGCTCGGCAACGTGCTCGGCTTCCTTGAGGACCGTCGTGAGATAGGGTTCAGTCATTATTCGACGGAGGTCAGAACGCGCCTCCGCCCCTCCGCGGGCGCAGAAAAAATTCCGTGTAGCTGATGGACTGGTTTTCACTCAGAATGACTGCTTATAGACACGAAGGGTGTAGCGTTCGCGTCGGCGGTGCAATTTACAGATATGCGAACGCTCCACTAGGTATGGTTGCCACGTACTCAATACTGTCACTACTGATCATCTTCGCGCTGTCGTTGTTGATTGTTCGTACCGGCTCGATTGCGCTGGAGATGACGGGCCTTTCACCAGATGTGGCCTCCTTCCAAGCCACGTCTGCGTTCTCTGGAGCCGGATATACGACCGAAGAGGCAGAACAGGCTATCACCACCGTCGGCCGCCGCAAAACCGTGAAGGCGCTCATTCGGCTCGGCAGTATTGGACTCCTCGGTGCAATTTCGTCACTTATCCTTTCGTTCACGCGAACTGGTGGCGACGACCTGTTGAACTTGCTGTATATTCTCGGTGGCGCCGGTGTGATCATTCTGTTCGCACGAAGTCGGTGGTTCAACCGCCTCGTGACGCCGCTTATTGAGTGGCCGCTGAGTGAGACGACAGAGTTGGAGATCTCGGATTATGCCCAGTTACTCGGATTGCAACGTGAATATCGTGTGGCGGAGGTGGAAATCAGCGAGGGGGATTGGCTGGCAGGGGGGTCGATTTCGGAGCTGGATTTACCACGCGAAGGGGTGTTGATACTCGGCATCCGTC is from Halostella litorea and encodes:
- a CDS encoding type B DNA-directed DNA polymerase, whose product is MPFSIDFLDDGRVLEWEATADGAVATERGDYTPRFYVAARDPASDLDLTTLQSVYDQHPDVVATEMVARRPGFRRDEETVLAVDVAHIDRVTPLARQARQLSDYPVGDLACFNVDFSREFRYCLETGADPTPASELSTLRLSVPVTETSNDVYGELSVAGDTVTGSPTDILTAVQGALDAHDPDVLVCSTSEIIPTLYEMATDAGVDDFSLSRWPGVDYQQLASRSTYSSYGRVGHSPARYNVPGRAIIDESNTFFYGETNLDGVLDLVSRSKKPVQELAWASIGNVLTAIQICEAHDRGVLVPWNSWRHEFYKPMGTLHDADRGGFIFAPEVGLHENVHELDFSSLYPNIICTRNVSPDVIRCSCHSDRDDVPGLGYSICDDRGYLVDVLQPIIDARDEIKAAIRREKERDDPDEDRLAELEGRSGALKWILVACFGYQGFSNAKFGRIECHEAINAFAREILLTAKQRLETGGWRVVHGIVDSIWVTPAPDVDDDDREDLETLATAITEEVEIWLEHEAQYDWVAFVPQRESDAGALTKYFGKVAGDDDFKVRGIEARQRSTPPFIEDIQRDCLDQLDATRSPDAVLGRLERAIGELQAGNVAVERLVERNRVSKPLEGYSQNTQNVAALKRAREQDLAVHPGQDIEYVVVDDEKSSRDRVALAHEEIETYDASYYETQLVRAVESVLSPLGWDRSDIRRELSGERDAVLSSFGATNELS
- a CDS encoding helix-turn-helix transcriptional regulator, with the translated sequence MLRRIELEVLATVDRGDTISELATKLDHSESYLSRAVADLVEKGLVYTERDGRRKRVVPSDARAVELYQDLVRQHSHIDFPELLTGKALEVLYYLDQPRTVSEIADRSDNYRNTVNRVLKRFRDRGLVGTADGRYEFNADFDRLHEFARELAHHLHRQRLEAVAPKGTILWEDYDEFLAQAETEIEAEGFHETGLARFAAFDLQFLLTGHRYYVYSEDPDAVSPAELCCHTLLIDDGSRHRSYCLLLLSHVDVDEADLREQAAKYGLEDEIDALLRYLETHGEVDDDRLPEWDEFQELAADYEVPLPQ
- a CDS encoding potassium channel family protein, whose translation is MVATYSILSLLIIFALSLLIVRTGSIALEMTGLSPDVASFQATSAFSGAGYTTEEAEQAITTVGRRKTVKALIRLGSIGLLGAISSLILSFTRTGGDDLLNLLYILGGAGVIILFARSRWFNRLVTPLIEWPLSETTELEISDYAQLLGLQREYRVAEVEISEGDWLAGGSISELDLPREGVLILGIRRDDSYIGAPQPDTETKPDDTLVLYGKQDRLKELSDRLSGDAEAREDAVEDHEGTLEEQQQLIDQ
- a CDS encoding DUF6036 family nucleotidyltransferase, with amino-acid sequence MRPTFGREYIENEFQRIGNGLSEPLTVYLIGGGAMSLRDLKGATKDIDLVVPDGDAYGQLWAVLMDLGYTEVQSLDADYRALGATSCVENEDGCRLDVFNQQVANKLVLTDGMQERSEPFLDTDRLTVRLVSNEDIFLFKAIAGRDDDIEDMNMLVQAGLDYDVVRAELEAQIERLGDDQFATFANEALVELEERYGVTTPIEDRVQKLTNRYYRGLEVLQALDEPMTVDELAAELELDTDKVHDRIAYLSTFDRVRRDGDTIRPVE
- a CDS encoding SOS response-associated peptidase — its product is MCGRNSLFIDQADLEARFDAEVVADGGYTPRYNIAPGDDLHIITNEASDEIDAYHWGLITFWADEPEEGMINARSETADEKRVFERAWESRPCLVPSSGFYEWKSPNGGSKHPYRIYREDDPVFAMAGIWDVWEGDDETISCVTILTTEPNDLMNSIHDRMPVVLPKDAESDWLAADPDTRKELCQPYPKDDLDAYEISTRVNNPGNDDPQVIEPLDHEQSGLGEFSS
- the orc4 gene encoding DNA replication protein Orc4; amino-acid sequence: MTPDSSPSSVDDPLFESGHRIFANKDLLKIGHVPEADRIVGRDEEISKLAKRLNGAVHGYSPENVMIYGKTGTGKSLVSKHVCQRAQNAAQDGVEIGTAYIDCAEDNTETQAISSLAAKLNDESSTGISVPHTGLSTSKYYKLLWKTLDAQFDSVIIILDEIDLMNDDSVLMKLSRAEEAGKIDCSVGVIAISNKIQYVDNVNERVKSSFQHKELFFKPYDANQLREIMFNREDAFQDGVLSEDVIPLSAAFAAQEHGDARKAIDILRHAGEVAYEAGAEQVTEEHVRQAQQHAEKDRFRELVNGAPTQAKAALLALTELSVNSNDDAFLTSRVYDQYERICNHLDMDILSVRRFRDILKEQAFLGVVEIEKINKGSAGGIHLQNRLIEDPQVVRETILEDSRMQDWTRE